In Musa acuminata AAA Group cultivar baxijiao chromosome BXJ2-8, Cavendish_Baxijiao_AAA, whole genome shotgun sequence, one genomic interval encodes:
- the LOC135619485 gene encoding uncharacterized protein LOC135619485 isoform X1, whose product MSSDVLENPSPRRWRFTWETLAHIPTLRLYLFHPDVHPSALCGNLSASLRLDQSLLLVSWIDDRNGGGTGDVVSLKAPVPKVLIDPSCPVECRAMDDHIEIKLALVLPVDHPVMMDLRGVLDSYMGEMGRQEGGLSDPLVPLPLDLDIKNLSAGGVHFFCKSCSTKLTKQPLRHFVEMPSVNWREVADNWFGTCCCSFGGISEKLVRQYVNRYSCHEGTCLLDGASIIICQDDLEGYSFQELLAGFSDHKNKDQVACIVINDSVKGGSGQDFVEDNADVGVMPGSSSKEDVCMDLATELPIRKNTDLLSSPILKSSDICNNVRRRTECGLKGCSNPIGSSLDEIQSPQHADFLNLNLDHCCGSSGKPLPEPSDGFPSEAHCNICDHKSNNLVNYASGGSMLDVPIMPAKVQESMTSSGLSGSQKWLHNSSLGGGFIVRTSNLSNDIEWVGFSCKKCLSMIGCYPSFKSTNIPVDGGIRLFKCYISTSVPAGGPCDIFRNHTLQRVLANVFLEGAEEELSYRIIVRDLKLKSPMLLLVLLNSKAWISSGYCSEDSMGSLSAADLQPVLKVLYSDCSIASEANSRIIEDWSTRNHAEEVYMTTCLVEELIMCLKSALYNLPPSCSSLQGMSLSFLER is encoded by the exons ATGTCTTCGGACGTCCTCGAGAACCCTAGCCCGCGGCGGTGGCGCTTCACCTGGGAAACCCTAGCCCACATCCCGACCCTCCGCCTCTATCTCTTCCACCCGGATGTCCACCCGTCCGCCCTGTGCGGAAACCTGTCCGCTTCCCTCCGCCTCGACCAGTCCCTGCTCCTTGTCTCCTGGATCGATGACAGAAACGGAGGGGGAACGGGAGATGTCGTCTCTCTCAAGGCTCCCGTCCCCAAGGTCTTGATCGACCCGAGCTGCCCCGTGGAATGCCGGGCTATGGACGATCATATCGAGATCAAGCTGGCGTTGGTCCTCCCGGTAGATCATCCGGTCATGATGGATTTGCGCGGGGTCCTCGATTCTTATATGGGCGAGATGGGCAGACAAGAAGGTGGGCTTTCGGATCCGTTGGTTCCGCTCCCTTTGGATTTAG ATATAAAGAATCTTTCTGCCGGTGGTGTACATTTCTTTTGCAAATCCTGCTCGACAAAGCTGACAAAGCAACCTCTGAG ACACTTTGTGGAAATGCCATCAGTGAATTGGCGAGAGGTGGCAGACAATTGGTTTGGAACTTGCTGCTGTTCTTTTGGAGGTATCAGCGAGAAATTAGTACGTCAGTATGTTAACAGATACAGCTGTCATGAAGGTACATGTCTACTAGATGGTGCTTCAATAATCATATGCCAAGATGATCTAGAGGGCTATTCATTTCAGGAACTCTTAGCTGGATTTTCTGACCACAAAAATAAGGACCAAGTAGCTTGTATTGTTATAAATGATTCAGTAAAAGGGGGTAGTGGTCAAGATTTTGTTGAAGACAATGCTGATGTCGGTGTGATGCCAGGTTCTTCTAGCAAGGAAGATGTGTGTATGGATCTTGCAACAGAACTCCCTATTAGAAAGAACACTGATCTTTTATCTAGCCCAATACTTAAATCATCAGATATCTGTAACAATGTGCGACGAAGAACTGAATGTGGCTTAAAGGGATGTTCTAATCCTATTGGATCAAGCTTAGATGAGATACAAAGTCCCCAACATGCAGATTTCTTGAATCTTAACTTAGATCATTGCTGTGGGAGTTCTGGGAAGCCTCTTCCAGAGCCTTCTGATGGGTTTCCTTCGGAAGCTCATTGCAATATTTGTGATCATAAATCAAACAATTTGGTAAATTATGCTTCTGGTGGATCTATGCTCGATGTGCCAATTATGCCTGCCAAAGTCCAAGAGTCTATGACGAGTTCAGGCCTTTCAGGAAGTCAGAAGTGGCTACATAATAGTTCTCTTGGAGGTGGTTTTATTGTTAGAACATCCAACCTTTCAAATGATATAGAATGGGTTGGATTCTCATGCAAAAAATGCTTATCTATGATTGGGTGCTATCCTTCTTTTAAAAGCACAAATATCCCTGTAGATGGAGGAATCCGGCTATTTAAGTGCTACATTTCTACATCTGTTCCTGCCGGTGGACCTTGTGACATATTCAG GAATCACACATTGCAAAGAGTTCTTGCCAATGTGTTTCTTGAAGGCGCTGAAGAGGAACTTTCATACAGAATAATTGTCAGGGATTTGAAGTTGAAATCTCCAATGCTGCTGTTAGTTCTTTTAAATTCAAAAGCCTGGATCTCCAGTGGCTACTGCTCAGAAGATAGCATGGGATCACTTTCTGCAGCAGATCTGCAACCTGTTCTGAAAGTACTTTATTCGGATTGTAGTATTGCTTCCGAAGCAAATTCAAG AATTATTGAGGATTGGTCAACCAGAAATCATGCCGAAGAGGTGTATATGACAACATGCCTTGTGGAAGAATTAATAATGTGTCTGAAATCAGCTTTGTACAATCTGCCACCATCTTGTTCTTCTTTGCAAGGAATGTCATTATCATTCTTGGAAAGGTAA
- the LOC135619485 gene encoding uncharacterized protein LOC135619485 isoform X2, with translation MSSDVLENPSPRRWRFTWETLAHIPTLRLYLFHPDVHPSALCGNLSASLRLDQSLLLVSWIDDRNGGGTGDVVSLKAPVPKVLIDPSCPVECRAMDDHIEIKLALVLPVDHPVMMDLRGVLDSYMGEMGRQEGGLSDPLVPLPLDLDIKNLSAGGVHFFCKSCSTKLTKQPLRHFVEMPSVNWREVADNWFGTCCCSFGGISEKLVRQYVNRYSCHEGTCLLDGASIIICQDDLEGYSFQELLAGFSDHKNKDQVACIVINDSVKGGSGQDFVEDNADVGVMPGSSSKEDVCMDLATELPIRKNTDLLSSPILKSSDICNNVRRRTECGLKGCSNPIGSSLDEIQSPQHADFLNLNLDHCCGSSGKPLPEPSDGFPSEAHCNICDHKSNNLVNYASGGSMLDVPIMPAKVQESMTSSGLSGSQKWLHNSSLGGGFIVRTSNLSNDIEWVGFSCKKCLSMIGCYPSFKSTNIPVDGGIRLFKCYISTSVPAGGPCDIFRNHTLQRVLANVFLEGAEEELSYRIIVRDLKLKSPMLLLVLLNSKAWISSGYCSEDSMGSLSAADLQPVLKVLYSDCSIASEANSRVNGWFCVRAWGEYQNY, from the exons ATGTCTTCGGACGTCCTCGAGAACCCTAGCCCGCGGCGGTGGCGCTTCACCTGGGAAACCCTAGCCCACATCCCGACCCTCCGCCTCTATCTCTTCCACCCGGATGTCCACCCGTCCGCCCTGTGCGGAAACCTGTCCGCTTCCCTCCGCCTCGACCAGTCCCTGCTCCTTGTCTCCTGGATCGATGACAGAAACGGAGGGGGAACGGGAGATGTCGTCTCTCTCAAGGCTCCCGTCCCCAAGGTCTTGATCGACCCGAGCTGCCCCGTGGAATGCCGGGCTATGGACGATCATATCGAGATCAAGCTGGCGTTGGTCCTCCCGGTAGATCATCCGGTCATGATGGATTTGCGCGGGGTCCTCGATTCTTATATGGGCGAGATGGGCAGACAAGAAGGTGGGCTTTCGGATCCGTTGGTTCCGCTCCCTTTGGATTTAG ATATAAAGAATCTTTCTGCCGGTGGTGTACATTTCTTTTGCAAATCCTGCTCGACAAAGCTGACAAAGCAACCTCTGAG ACACTTTGTGGAAATGCCATCAGTGAATTGGCGAGAGGTGGCAGACAATTGGTTTGGAACTTGCTGCTGTTCTTTTGGAGGTATCAGCGAGAAATTAGTACGTCAGTATGTTAACAGATACAGCTGTCATGAAGGTACATGTCTACTAGATGGTGCTTCAATAATCATATGCCAAGATGATCTAGAGGGCTATTCATTTCAGGAACTCTTAGCTGGATTTTCTGACCACAAAAATAAGGACCAAGTAGCTTGTATTGTTATAAATGATTCAGTAAAAGGGGGTAGTGGTCAAGATTTTGTTGAAGACAATGCTGATGTCGGTGTGATGCCAGGTTCTTCTAGCAAGGAAGATGTGTGTATGGATCTTGCAACAGAACTCCCTATTAGAAAGAACACTGATCTTTTATCTAGCCCAATACTTAAATCATCAGATATCTGTAACAATGTGCGACGAAGAACTGAATGTGGCTTAAAGGGATGTTCTAATCCTATTGGATCAAGCTTAGATGAGATACAAAGTCCCCAACATGCAGATTTCTTGAATCTTAACTTAGATCATTGCTGTGGGAGTTCTGGGAAGCCTCTTCCAGAGCCTTCTGATGGGTTTCCTTCGGAAGCTCATTGCAATATTTGTGATCATAAATCAAACAATTTGGTAAATTATGCTTCTGGTGGATCTATGCTCGATGTGCCAATTATGCCTGCCAAAGTCCAAGAGTCTATGACGAGTTCAGGCCTTTCAGGAAGTCAGAAGTGGCTACATAATAGTTCTCTTGGAGGTGGTTTTATTGTTAGAACATCCAACCTTTCAAATGATATAGAATGGGTTGGATTCTCATGCAAAAAATGCTTATCTATGATTGGGTGCTATCCTTCTTTTAAAAGCACAAATATCCCTGTAGATGGAGGAATCCGGCTATTTAAGTGCTACATTTCTACATCTGTTCCTGCCGGTGGACCTTGTGACATATTCAG GAATCACACATTGCAAAGAGTTCTTGCCAATGTGTTTCTTGAAGGCGCTGAAGAGGAACTTTCATACAGAATAATTGTCAGGGATTTGAAGTTGAAATCTCCAATGCTGCTGTTAGTTCTTTTAAATTCAAAAGCCTGGATCTCCAGTGGCTACTGCTCAGAAGATAGCATGGGATCACTTTCTGCAGCAGATCTGCAACCTGTTCTGAAAGTACTTTATTCGGATTGTAGTATTGCTTCCGAAGCAAATTCAAG GGTGAATGGGTGGTTCTGTGTTAGAGCATGGGGTGAATATCAG AATTATTGA